Proteins encoded in a region of the Nicotiana tomentosiformis chromosome 9, ASM39032v3, whole genome shotgun sequence genome:
- the LOC104101394 gene encoding putative calcium-binding protein CML19 — MEVYQQQYRRLLDRLDENGDGKISASELQQCVHLIGKDMSYDEAKAAVAAHDSDDDGLLDFDDFVRLVEDGTEEEKARELKEAFRMYEMEGCGCITPESLQRMLDRLGESRTIDECRGMIARYDINGDGLLNFDEFVIMMHC, encoded by the coding sequence ATGGAAGTATACCAGCAGCAGTACAGGCGACTACTTGACCGCCTAGATGAAAACGGAGATGGGAAAATATCAGCATCAGAGTTGCAACAATGTGTACATTTGATTGGCAAAGATATGTCATATGACGAAGCAAAGGCTGCGGTTGCAGCCCATGACTCGGACGATGATGGCTTATTGGATTTCGATGATTTTGTCAGATTAGTAGAAGATGGGACCGAAGAAGAGAAGGCGCGCGAGTTGAAGGAGGCATTTCGGATGTATGAAATGGAGGGATGTGGATGCATTACTCCGGAGAGTTTACAGAGAATGCTCGATAGATTAGGGGAGTCGAGAACTATTGACGAGTGCAGAGGAATGATTGCGAGATATGATATTAATGGCGATGGTTTACTGAATTTTGATGAGTTTGTGATCATGATGCATTGCTAG